Proteins from a single region of Chryseomicrobium sp. FSL W7-1435:
- a CDS encoding isoprenyl transferase, protein MFKKLFTQKQSQLEDGELAVTGTVPSHIAIIMDGNGRWATKRALPRIAGHHEGMKTVRKITRYANDLGVKVLTLYAFSTENWSRPKKEVEFLMRLPEEFLGTYLPELIEQNVRVQTMGDFASLPEHTQRAVQKAVDSTRENTGLILNFALNYGSRAEILHAVKAITQAVNDGKLSPSDITEQCITEHLMTRDLIEPDLLIRTSGEVRLSNFMLWQLAYTEFWFTDVLWPDFDENCLREAIQVYQTRSRRYGGLEEPTK, encoded by the coding sequence ATGTTTAAAAAGCTTTTTACACAAAAGCAAAGTCAACTGGAAGATGGGGAGCTTGCGGTTACAGGTACTGTGCCGAGCCATATAGCCATTATTATGGATGGAAATGGTCGGTGGGCGACTAAGCGAGCATTACCAAGGATTGCTGGACATCATGAAGGCATGAAGACAGTGCGTAAGATTACCCGCTATGCGAATGATCTTGGTGTGAAAGTATTGACGCTCTATGCATTTTCTACAGAAAATTGGTCTCGACCTAAAAAAGAGGTCGAATTTTTAATGCGTTTACCCGAAGAATTTTTGGGCACGTACTTACCAGAACTTATAGAGCAAAATGTTAGAGTGCAAACGATGGGTGATTTTGCTTCATTACCAGAGCATACACAACGCGCTGTTCAAAAGGCTGTGGACAGTACACGTGAGAATACAGGACTGATCTTGAATTTCGCTTTGAATTATGGAAGCCGCGCAGAAATCTTGCATGCCGTTAAAGCAATTACACAAGCTGTAAATGATGGGAAATTGTCTCCGTCTGACATTACAGAACAGTGCATTACGGAACATCTGATGACTAGAGATTTGATTGAACCTGACCTGTTAATTCGTACGAGTGGAGAAGTCCGCCTTAGTAACTTTATGCTTTGGCAATTAGCGTACACTGAATTTTGGTTCACGGATGTTCTATGGCCAGACTTCGATGAAAATTGCTTGCGTGAAGCAATTCAAGTCTATCAAACAAGAAGTCGCAGATATGGTGGATTGGAGGAACCAACGAAATGA
- the frr gene encoding ribosome recycling factor, which translates to MTKQVIAQTKDKMEKSVQVFSREIASIRAGRASASLLDKITVDYYGSSTPINQVAGISTPEARLLVIQPYDKTVLSDIEKAIMKSDIGISPTNDGSVIRLAVPALTEERRKDLAKQVKKEAEEAKVNIRNVRRDGNEDLKKLEKNGEITEDDLRGFQEDVQKLTDTYISKIDDLAKDKENEIMEI; encoded by the coding sequence ATGACGAAACAAGTAATTGCTCAAACAAAAGACAAGATGGAGAAATCTGTTCAAGTATTTTCACGTGAGATCGCATCGATTCGTGCGGGTCGTGCCAGTGCGTCTCTACTTGATAAAATTACAGTAGATTACTACGGTTCATCAACACCTATCAATCAAGTGGCTGGTATTTCGACGCCAGAAGCACGTCTTCTCGTCATTCAACCATATGATAAAACGGTACTTAGTGATATTGAAAAAGCTATTATGAAATCTGACATCGGCATCTCACCAACAAATGACGGTTCAGTTATTCGCTTGGCAGTTCCAGCACTTACTGAGGAACGACGCAAAGATCTTGCGAAACAAGTGAAAAAAGAGGCTGAAGAAGCCAAAGTCAATATTCGAAATGTTCGTCGTGACGGAAATGAAGATCTTAAAAAACTTGAAAAGAACGGAGAAATCACAGAAGATGATCTTCGTGGTTTCCAAGAAGATGTTCAAAAGCTAACAGATACTTACATTTCAAAGATTGATGATCTTGCAAAAGATAAAGAAAATGAAATTATGGAAATTTAA
- the pyrH gene encoding UMP kinase, with amino-acid sequence MTTPQYKRIVLKLSGEALAGEQGFGLSPAIIKSVAEQVKEVVDLDIEVAVVVGGGNIWRGKVGSEMGMDRATADYMGMLATVMNSLALQDALEKQGVESRVQTSIEMRQVAEPYIRRKAIRHLEKGRVVIFAAGTGNPYFSTDTTAALRAAEIEADVILMAKNNVDGVYSADPKLDPTAVKYENLSFLEVIQNGLQVMDSTASTLCMDNDIDLIVFSIMEKGNIKKAALGETIGTVVRRNAQ; translated from the coding sequence ATGACGACACCACAATATAAACGAATCGTATTAAAGCTGAGCGGAGAAGCGCTTGCAGGAGAGCAAGGTTTCGGTCTATCGCCAGCGATTATTAAATCTGTTGCTGAGCAAGTGAAAGAGGTAGTAGATTTAGATATCGAGGTAGCTGTAGTCGTGGGCGGCGGCAATATTTGGCGTGGCAAGGTTGGTAGTGAGATGGGAATGGACCGAGCTACGGCAGACTATATGGGAATGCTAGCTACTGTGATGAACTCACTGGCACTTCAAGATGCTCTTGAGAAACAGGGAGTCGAATCACGTGTCCAAACATCAATTGAGATGCGCCAAGTAGCAGAGCCTTATATTCGTCGTAAAGCGATTCGTCATTTAGAAAAAGGACGTGTTGTTATTTTTGCAGCTGGTACAGGCAACCCGTACTTCTCAACAGATACAACTGCTGCGTTACGAGCAGCTGAAATTGAAGCAGACGTTATCTTGATGGCCAAAAATAATGTGGATGGTGTTTACTCAGCAGATCCGAAATTAGATCCTACAGCAGTGAAATATGAAAATCTCTCATTCCTTGAGGTTATTCAAAACGGGCTACAAGTTATGGATTCTACAGCATCTACTCTATGTATGGACAACGATATCGATCTTATTGTATTCTCAATTATGGAAAAAGGTAATATTAAAAAGGCGGCACTCGGTGAGACAATTGGGACTGTCGTTAGGAGGAATGCACAATGA
- the tsf gene encoding translation elongation factor Ts, with translation MAVTAQMVKELREKTGAGMMDCKKALVETNGDIDAAIDFLREKGLSSAAKKADRIAAEGITAIEVQGNKAVLVEVNAETDFVAKNENFQKVVKDLSAHLLATEPATVEEANASTMDNGLTVDNYISNAVAKIGEKITLRRFDIKTKTDADAFGPYLHMGGRIGVLALLEGTTDEAAAKDVAMHIAALNPQYISRDEVSEDEVERERKVLTEQALNEGKPENIVAKMVEGRLGKYFEDVCVLDQSFVKNPDQKVRDFVKATGGELVSFTRYAVGEGIEKREDNFAEEVMSQVKGN, from the coding sequence ATGGCAGTTACAGCTCAAATGGTTAAAGAATTACGTGAAAAAACAGGCGCAGGTATGATGGATTGTAAAAAAGCACTAGTAGAAACTAATGGCGATATCGACGCAGCTATTGATTTCTTACGTGAAAAAGGCCTATCTTCTGCTGCTAAAAAAGCAGATCGTATTGCTGCTGAAGGTATTACAGCAATCGAAGTACAAGGAAACAAAGCAGTTCTAGTTGAAGTAAATGCAGAGACAGATTTCGTTGCAAAAAACGAAAACTTCCAAAAAGTTGTTAAAGACTTATCTGCTCACTTATTAGCAACTGAGCCTGCTACTGTAGAAGAAGCTAACGCTTCAACTATGGACAATGGCTTAACAGTTGATAACTACATCTCAAACGCTGTAGCTAAAATTGGTGAAAAAATTACTCTTCGTCGTTTTGATATTAAAACAAAAACAGATGCAGACGCATTTGGTCCTTACCTGCACATGGGCGGACGCATTGGTGTTCTAGCTCTTCTTGAAGGTACAACTGATGAAGCAGCTGCAAAAGACGTAGCAATGCACATTGCTGCTCTTAACCCACAATACATCTCTCGTGATGAAGTTTCTGAAGATGAAGTAGAGCGCGAGCGCAAAGTATTAACGGAGCAAGCTTTAAACGAAGGCAAACCAGAAAACATTGTAGCTAAAATGGTAGAAGGTCGCCTTGGCAAGTACTTTGAAGATGTTTGTGTACTTGATCAATCATTCGTTAAAAACCCAGATCAAAAAGTACGTGATTTCGTAAAAGCAACAGGTGGAGAGTTAGTATCATTCACTCGTTACGCTGTTGGTGAAGGAATCGAAAAACGTGAAGATAACTTTGCTGAAGAAGTAATGAGCCAAGTTAAAGGTAACTAA
- the rpsB gene encoding 30S ribosomal protein S2, translated as MSVISMKQLLEAGVHFGHQTRRWNPKMKKYIFVERNGIYIIDLQKTVKKLEEAYAYMRQVGEEGGKVLFVGTKKQAQEAIKDEAERSGNYYINQRWLGGTLTNFGTIQKRVARMKQIEKMEEDGTFAVLPKKEVVQLKKQHERLVKFLGGVRDMKSLPDVMFVVDPRKERIAVAEAIKLHIPIVGIVDTNCDPDEIDYVIPANDDAIRAVKLLTGKMADALLEAKQGEDLSESTEEVAAE; from the coding sequence ATGTCAGTTATCTCTATGAAACAACTACTTGAGGCTGGTGTACACTTTGGTCACCAAACTCGCCGTTGGAACCCAAAAATGAAGAAATATATCTTCGTTGAGCGTAACGGGATCTACATCATCGATCTTCAAAAAACGGTGAAAAAATTAGAAGAAGCTTATGCTTACATGCGTCAAGTTGGCGAAGAAGGCGGTAAAGTCTTATTCGTTGGTACGAAAAAGCAAGCACAAGAAGCAATCAAGGACGAAGCAGAACGTTCTGGAAACTACTACATCAACCAACGCTGGTTAGGTGGTACGTTAACAAACTTCGGTACAATCCAAAAACGTGTTGCTCGTATGAAGCAAATTGAGAAAATGGAAGAAGACGGTACTTTTGCTGTACTTCCTAAAAAAGAAGTTGTACAACTTAAAAAACAACACGAACGCTTAGTGAAGTTCTTAGGCGGAGTACGTGATATGAAATCTCTACCAGACGTTATGTTTGTTGTAGACCCACGCAAAGAGCGCATTGCGGTTGCAGAAGCAATCAAGTTGCACATCCCGATCGTTGGTATCGTTGATACTAACTGTGATCCAGATGAAATCGACTATGTAATCCCTGCAAACGACGATGCAATCCGTGCTGTAAAACTTCTTACTGGTAAAATGGCAGACGCTTTACTTGAAGCAAAACAAGGTGAAGATCTTTCAGAATCTACTGAAGAAGTAGCAGCTGAGTAA
- the codY gene encoding GTP-sensing pleiotropic transcriptional regulator CodY, with product MNLLEKTRKINSMLQASAGQQVNFKEMAESLSQVIECNVFIVSRKGKLLGYDINQKIDNDRMIRMLEDRQFPEVYTKGLFKVTETSSNLDVESEFTAFPVENKDLFKEGLTTIVPINGGSERLGTLILARINDAFGDDDLILAEYGATVVGMEILREKSEEIEIEARSKAVVQMAINSLSYSELEAIEHIFEELNGNEGLLVASKIADRVGITRSVIVNALRKLESAGVIESRSLGMKGTYIKVLNNKFLEELENMKL from the coding sequence ATGAATCTATTAGAGAAAACACGTAAAATTAATTCCATGCTCCAAGCGTCTGCAGGGCAGCAAGTGAATTTTAAAGAAATGGCAGAATCTTTGTCACAAGTAATTGAGTGTAATGTATTTATCGTAAGCCGTAAAGGGAAACTTCTAGGGTACGATATCAACCAAAAAATCGACAACGATCGTATGATTCGTATGTTAGAAGATCGTCAATTCCCAGAGGTCTACACAAAAGGTCTATTTAAAGTAACAGAAACATCTTCAAACTTAGACGTAGAAAGTGAATTTACTGCTTTCCCAGTCGAGAATAAAGATCTATTCAAAGAGGGCTTAACAACAATCGTGCCAATTAACGGTGGTAGTGAGCGTCTAGGAACTTTAATTTTAGCTCGTATCAATGATGCTTTCGGTGATGATGATCTAATCTTAGCTGAGTATGGTGCTACAGTAGTTGGTATGGAAATTCTTCGTGAAAAATCAGAAGAAATTGAAATCGAAGCACGTAGCAAAGCAGTCGTTCAAATGGCGATCAATTCACTTTCTTACAGTGAATTAGAAGCTATTGAGCACATTTTCGAAGAGTTAAACGGCAATGAAGGTTTACTAGTAGCTTCTAAAATTGCAGACCGCGTAGGTATTACTCGTTCTGTAATCGTAAACGCACTACGTAAATTAGAATCTGCTGGTGTTATTGAATCACGTTCACTTGGTATGAAAGGTACTTATATCAAAGTACTAAACAACAAGTTCTTAGAAGAACTTGAGAACATGAAGTTATAA
- the hslU gene encoding ATP-dependent protease ATPase subunit HslU produces the protein MTKETTPKQTKAYLDRYIIGQDEAKKAIAIALRNRYRRKLLSEELQQEVVPKNMLMIGPTGVGKTEIARRIAKLTNAPFIKVEATKFTEVGYVGRDVESMVRDLVEASIRIVKEEKTEQVRPQAERLAEEQLIKHLVPSLKKKTNPTNPFEALLGGRPDQDEEEDSSIRLKRSEIADKLKAGLLEEEEVTIQVTEATPSLFDMMPGGDQGQGAQMQDMLSNLMPKKKKKRKMKVKDARRVLILEEAAKLLDTDEVNQAAIEKAEQDGIIFIDEFDKIAAKSGNGADVSREGVQRDILPIVEGSTISTKYGAVKTDYILFIAAGAFHMAKPSDLIPELQGRFPIRVELEKLSKDDFVRILKEPNHSLIQQYVALLATEDIEVVFTDEAIERIGELAFEVNQETDNIGARRLHTLLEKVMEDLSYEASDISPAHVDITPAFVDSKLKNIVKNKDLSQFIL, from the coding sequence ATGACCAAAGAGACAACTCCTAAACAAACAAAAGCGTATTTAGACCGCTATATTATCGGTCAAGATGAGGCGAAAAAAGCGATTGCTATTGCGCTACGCAATCGGTACCGTCGAAAATTATTGAGCGAAGAACTGCAACAAGAAGTAGTACCTAAAAATATGTTGATGATTGGACCGACTGGTGTAGGGAAAACTGAAATTGCCCGTCGTATCGCTAAATTAACAAACGCACCGTTCATCAAAGTTGAGGCCACTAAGTTTACAGAGGTCGGCTATGTGGGTAGAGATGTTGAGTCCATGGTGCGTGATCTGGTTGAGGCGTCTATTCGAATAGTGAAAGAAGAAAAGACAGAGCAAGTGAGACCTCAAGCAGAACGTTTGGCAGAAGAGCAATTAATCAAACACTTGGTCCCTTCTTTAAAAAAGAAAACCAATCCAACGAATCCATTTGAAGCGCTTCTTGGGGGCCGTCCAGACCAAGATGAAGAAGAGGATTCTTCGATCCGATTAAAAAGAAGTGAAATTGCGGATAAATTAAAAGCTGGTTTACTAGAAGAGGAAGAAGTAACGATTCAAGTCACAGAAGCAACACCTTCATTATTTGATATGATGCCAGGTGGAGACCAAGGTCAAGGTGCTCAGATGCAGGATATGCTTTCAAATCTAATGCCGAAGAAGAAAAAGAAACGCAAAATGAAGGTAAAAGATGCAAGACGCGTGTTAATTCTTGAAGAAGCCGCCAAACTGTTAGATACAGATGAAGTCAATCAAGCCGCTATTGAAAAAGCCGAGCAAGACGGAATTATCTTCATTGATGAATTTGATAAAATTGCTGCAAAATCTGGAAATGGAGCAGATGTTTCTCGAGAAGGTGTGCAACGAGATATCTTACCAATCGTAGAGGGATCCACTATTTCAACGAAATACGGGGCAGTCAAAACGGATTATATTTTATTCATTGCTGCTGGAGCTTTCCATATGGCCAAACCGTCTGATTTAATTCCCGAGCTACAAGGACGTTTTCCAATCCGTGTGGAACTCGAAAAATTATCGAAAGATGATTTCGTACGTATTTTAAAAGAGCCTAATCATTCTTTGATTCAACAGTACGTGGCTTTACTAGCAACGGAAGATATAGAAGTAGTCTTTACGGATGAAGCTATTGAGCGAATTGGAGAACTAGCATTTGAAGTCAATCAGGAGACCGATAATATTGGGGCGCGTAGACTGCACACATTATTGGAGAAGGTGATGGAGGATCTTTCTTATGAAGCATCTGACATATCTCCTGCCCATGTGGACATTACACCCGCATTTGTGGACAGTAAGCTCAAAAATATCGTAAAAAACAAAGATTTGTCACAATTTATCTTATAA